In a genomic window of Meriones unguiculatus strain TT.TT164.6M chromosome 8, Bangor_MerUng_6.1, whole genome shotgun sequence:
- the Ctnnd1 gene encoding catenin delta-1 isoform X1 has translation MDDSEVESTASILASVKEQEAQFEKLTRALEEERRHVSAQLERVRVSPQDVNSLMANGTLTRRHQNGRFVGDADLERQKFSDLKLNGPQDHNHLLYSTIPRMQEPGQIVETYTEEDPEGAMSVVSVETSDDGTTRRTETTVKKVVKTVTTRTVQPVPMGPDGLPMDASSVSNNYIQTLGRDFRKNGNGGPGPYVGQAGTATLPRNFHYPPDGYGRHYEDGYPGGSDNYGSLSRVTRIEERYRPSMEGYRAPSRQDVYGPQPQVRVGGSSVDLHRFHPEPYGLEDDQRSMGYDDLDYGMMSDYGTARRTGTPSDPRRRLRSYEDMIGEEVPPDQYYWAPLAQHERGSLASLDSLRKGVPPPPNWRQPELPEVIAMLGFRLDAVKSNAAAYLQHLCYRNDKVKTDVRKLKGIPVLVGLLDHPKKEVHLGACGALKNISFGRDQDNKIAIKNCDGVPALVRLLRKARDMDLTEVITGTLWNLSSHDSIKMEIVDHALHALTDEVIIPHSGWEKEPNEDCKPRHIEWESVLTNTAGCLRNVSSERSEARRKLRECDGLVDALIFIVQAEIGQKDSDSKLVENCVCLLRNLSYQVHREIPQAERYQEALPSVANSAGPHAASCFGAKKGKDEWFSRGKKPTEDPANDTVDFPKRTSPARGYELLFQPEVVRIYISLLKESKTPAILEASAGAIQNLCAGRWTYGRYIRSALRQEKALSAIADLLTSEHERVVKAASGALRNLAVDARNKELIGKHAIPNLVKNLPGGQQNSSWNFSEDTVVSILNTINEVIAENLEAAKKLRETQGIEKLVLINKSGNRSEKEVRAAALVLQTIWGYKELRKPLEKEGWKKSDFQVNLNNASRSQSSHSYDDSTLPLIDRNQKSDKKPDREEIPMSNMGSNTKSLDNNYSTLNERGDHNRTLDRSGDLGDMEPLKGAPLMQDEGQESLEEELDVLVLDDEGHQVSYSPMQKI, from the exons ATGGACGACTCAGAGGTGGAGTCGACCGCCAGCATCTTGGCCTCTGTGAAAGAACAAGAGGCCCAGTTTGAGAAGCTGACCCGGGCGCTGGAAGAGGAACGGCGCCATGTCTCGGCGCAGCTGGAACGCGTCCGGGTCTCACCACAAGATGTCAACTCACTCATGGCCAACGGCACCCTCACCCGTCGGCATCAG AACGGCCGCTTTGTGGGCGATGCTGACCTTGAGAGACAGAAATTTTCAGATTTGAAACTCAACGGACCCCAG gACCACAATCACCTTCTGTATAGCACTATCCCCAGGATGCAGGAGCCAGGGCAGATTGTGGAAACCTACACAGAGGAGGACCCTGAAGGAGCCATGTCTGTTGTTTCTGTGGAGACCTCGGATGATGGGACGACCAGGCGCACGGAGACCACA GTCAAGAAAGTTGTGAAGACAGTGACAACGCGAACAGTACAGCCAGTCCCCATGGGACCAGATGGGCTGCCCATGGATGCCTCATCCGTCTCCAACAACTACATCCAGACTCTGGGCCGTGATTTCCGCAAGAATGGCAACGGGGGCCCTGGTCCCTATGTGGGGCAGGCAGGCACTGCAACTCTTCCTAGAAACTTCCACTACCCTCCAGATGGATACGGCCGACACTACGAGGATGGTTACCCCGGTGGCAGTGACAACTATGGCAGTCTGTCCCGGGTCACCCGAATTGAGGAGCGGTACAGGCCCAGCATGGAAGGCTACCGGGCCCCCAGTAGACAAGATGTGTATGGGCCCCAGCCCCAGGTTCGAGTAGGAGGGAGCAGTGTGGATCTGCATCGCTTTCACCCAGAGCCGTACGGGCTGGAGGACGACCAGCGCAGCATGGGCTACGATGACCTTGATTATGGCATGATGTCTGACTATGGCACTGCCCGTCGCACAGGAACTCCCTCAGACCCTCGCCGCCGCCTCAG GAGCTATGAAGACatgattggggaggaggtgcCGCCTGATCAGTACTACTGGGCCCCCTTGGCTCAGCATGAGCGGGGAAGTTTAGCCAGCTTGGATAGCCTTCGCAAGGGCGTTCCCCCACCTCCAAATTGGAGACAGCCGGAGCTGCCAGAGGTAATTGCCATGCTAGGCTTCCGCTTGGATGCAGTGAAGTCCAATGCTGCGGCGTACCTGCAGCACTTATGCTATCGAAACGACAAGGTGAAGACTGATGTGCGGAAGCTCAAAGGAATCCCGGTGCTGGTAGGGTTGCTAGATCATCCCAAAAAGGAAGTGCACCTCGGCGCCTGTGGCGCTCTCAAGAATATCTCTTTTGGACGTGACCAAGACAACAAGATTGCCATAAAAAACTGTGATGGTGTGCCCGCCCTGGTTCGGCTGCTCCGAAAGGCTCGAGATATGGATCTGACTGAAGTCATTACTG GAACCCTGTGGAATCTCTCATCTCATGATTCAATCAAAATGGAGATTGTGGACCACGCGCTACACGCCTTGACAGATGAAGTGATCATTCCACATTCTGGTTGGGAGAAAGAACCTAACGAGGACTGCAAGCCACGGCATATTGAGTGGGAGTCAGTGCTCACCAACACCGCTGGCTGCCTTAG aaATGTAAGCTCAGAGAGGAGTGAAGCCCGCCGGAAACTTCGGGAATGTGATGGCTTAGTTgatgccctcattttcattgttCAGGCAGAAATTGGGCAGAAGGATTCAGACAGCAAG CTTGTGGAGAACTGTGTCTGCCTCCTTCGGAACTTATCATATCAAGTTCATCGTGAAATCCCACAGGCAGAGCGTTACCAAGAGGCACTTCCTAGTGTGGCTAACAGTGCTGGGCCACATGCTGCCAGTTGCTTTGGGGCCAAGAAGGGCAAAG ATGAGTGGTTTTCCAGAG GGAAAAAGCCCACAGAGGACCCAGCAAATGATACAGTGGATTTCCCCAAAAGAACTAGTCCTGCTCGAG GCTATGAACTCTTATTTCAGCCAGAAGTGGTGCGAATATACATCtcactcctcaaggagagcaagaCACCTGCCATCCTAGAAGCCTCTGCTGGAGCTATCCAGAACTTGTGTGCTGGGCGCTGGACT TACGGTCGATACATCCGCTCCGCTTTGCGTCAAGAGAAGGCTCTCTCTGCCATAGCTGACCTCCTGACCAGTGAACATGAGCGAGTAGTGAAAGCTGCATCTGGGGCACTGAGAAATTTGGCTGTGGATGCCCGGAACAAAGAGTTAATTG GCAAACATGCTATTCCTAACTTGGTAAAGAATCTGCCTGGAGGTCAGCAGAACTCCTCCTGGAATTTCTCTGAAGACACTGTGGTCTCCATATTGAACACCATCAATGAGGTTATTGCTGAGAACTTGGAAGCTGCCAAAAAGCTCCGAGAGACCCAGGGTATCGAGAAGCTCGTGTTGATCAACAAATCAGG GAATCGCTCAGAAAAAGAAGTCCGGGCAGCAGCTCTCGTCTTGCAGACCATCTGGGGTTATAAGGAACTTCGGAAGCCGCTGGAAAAAGAGGGATGGAAGAAGTCAGACTTCCAG GTGAATCTAAACAACGCATCTAGAAGCCAAAGCAGCCATTCATATGATGATAGCACTCTCCCCCTCATTGACCGGAACCAAAAATCAG ATAAGAAACCTGACCGGGAAGAAATTCCAATGAGCAATATGGGGTCAAACACAAAATCATTAG
- the Ctnnd1 gene encoding catenin delta-1 isoform X8 has protein sequence MDDSEVESTASILASVKEQEAQFEKLTRALEEERRHVSAQLERVRVSPQDVNSLMANGTLTRRHQNGRFVGDADLERQKFSDLKLNGPQDHNHLLYSTIPRMQEPGQIVETYTEEDPEGAMSVVSVETSDDGTTRRTETTVKKVVKTVTTRTVQPVPMGPDGLPMDASSVSNNYIQTLGRDFRKNGNGGPGPYVGQAGTATLPRNFHYPPDGYGRHYEDGYPGGSDNYGSLSRVTRIEERYRPSMEGYRAPSRQDVYGPQPQVRVGGSSVDLHRFHPEPYGLEDDQRSMGYDDLDYGMMSDYGTARRTGTPSDPRRRLRSYEDMIGEEVPPDQYYWAPLAQHERGSLASLDSLRKGVPPPPNWRQPELPEVIAMLGFRLDAVKSNAAAYLQHLCYRNDKVKTDVRKLKGIPVLVGLLDHPKKEVHLGACGALKNISFGRDQDNKIAIKNCDGVPALVRLLRKARDMDLTEVITGTLWNLSSHDSIKMEIVDHALHALTDEVIIPHSGWEKEPNEDCKPRHIEWESVLTNTAGCLRNVSSERSEARRKLRECDGLVDALIFIVQAEIGQKDSDSKLVENCVCLLRNLSYQVHREIPQAERYQEALPSVANSAGPHAASCFGAKKGKDEWFSRGKKPTEDPANDTVDFPKRTSPARGYELLFQPEVVRIYISLLKESKTPAILEASAGAIQNLCAGRWTYGRYIRSALRQEKALSAIADLLTSEHERVVKAASGALRNLAVDARNKELIGKHAIPNLVKNLPGGQQNSSWNFSEDTVVSILNTINEVIAENLEAAKKLRETQGIEKLVLINKSGNRSEKEVRAAALVLQTIWGYKELRKPLEKEGWKKSDFQVNLNNASRSQSSHSYDDSTLPLIDRNQKSDKKPDREEIPMSNMGSNTKSLDNNYSTLNERGDHNRTLDRSGDLGDMEPLKGAPLMKI, from the exons ATGGACGACTCAGAGGTGGAGTCGACCGCCAGCATCTTGGCCTCTGTGAAAGAACAAGAGGCCCAGTTTGAGAAGCTGACCCGGGCGCTGGAAGAGGAACGGCGCCATGTCTCGGCGCAGCTGGAACGCGTCCGGGTCTCACCACAAGATGTCAACTCACTCATGGCCAACGGCACCCTCACCCGTCGGCATCAG AACGGCCGCTTTGTGGGCGATGCTGACCTTGAGAGACAGAAATTTTCAGATTTGAAACTCAACGGACCCCAG gACCACAATCACCTTCTGTATAGCACTATCCCCAGGATGCAGGAGCCAGGGCAGATTGTGGAAACCTACACAGAGGAGGACCCTGAAGGAGCCATGTCTGTTGTTTCTGTGGAGACCTCGGATGATGGGACGACCAGGCGCACGGAGACCACA GTCAAGAAAGTTGTGAAGACAGTGACAACGCGAACAGTACAGCCAGTCCCCATGGGACCAGATGGGCTGCCCATGGATGCCTCATCCGTCTCCAACAACTACATCCAGACTCTGGGCCGTGATTTCCGCAAGAATGGCAACGGGGGCCCTGGTCCCTATGTGGGGCAGGCAGGCACTGCAACTCTTCCTAGAAACTTCCACTACCCTCCAGATGGATACGGCCGACACTACGAGGATGGTTACCCCGGTGGCAGTGACAACTATGGCAGTCTGTCCCGGGTCACCCGAATTGAGGAGCGGTACAGGCCCAGCATGGAAGGCTACCGGGCCCCCAGTAGACAAGATGTGTATGGGCCCCAGCCCCAGGTTCGAGTAGGAGGGAGCAGTGTGGATCTGCATCGCTTTCACCCAGAGCCGTACGGGCTGGAGGACGACCAGCGCAGCATGGGCTACGATGACCTTGATTATGGCATGATGTCTGACTATGGCACTGCCCGTCGCACAGGAACTCCCTCAGACCCTCGCCGCCGCCTCAG GAGCTATGAAGACatgattggggaggaggtgcCGCCTGATCAGTACTACTGGGCCCCCTTGGCTCAGCATGAGCGGGGAAGTTTAGCCAGCTTGGATAGCCTTCGCAAGGGCGTTCCCCCACCTCCAAATTGGAGACAGCCGGAGCTGCCAGAGGTAATTGCCATGCTAGGCTTCCGCTTGGATGCAGTGAAGTCCAATGCTGCGGCGTACCTGCAGCACTTATGCTATCGAAACGACAAGGTGAAGACTGATGTGCGGAAGCTCAAAGGAATCCCGGTGCTGGTAGGGTTGCTAGATCATCCCAAAAAGGAAGTGCACCTCGGCGCCTGTGGCGCTCTCAAGAATATCTCTTTTGGACGTGACCAAGACAACAAGATTGCCATAAAAAACTGTGATGGTGTGCCCGCCCTGGTTCGGCTGCTCCGAAAGGCTCGAGATATGGATCTGACTGAAGTCATTACTG GAACCCTGTGGAATCTCTCATCTCATGATTCAATCAAAATGGAGATTGTGGACCACGCGCTACACGCCTTGACAGATGAAGTGATCATTCCACATTCTGGTTGGGAGAAAGAACCTAACGAGGACTGCAAGCCACGGCATATTGAGTGGGAGTCAGTGCTCACCAACACCGCTGGCTGCCTTAG aaATGTAAGCTCAGAGAGGAGTGAAGCCCGCCGGAAACTTCGGGAATGTGATGGCTTAGTTgatgccctcattttcattgttCAGGCAGAAATTGGGCAGAAGGATTCAGACAGCAAG CTTGTGGAGAACTGTGTCTGCCTCCTTCGGAACTTATCATATCAAGTTCATCGTGAAATCCCACAGGCAGAGCGTTACCAAGAGGCACTTCCTAGTGTGGCTAACAGTGCTGGGCCACATGCTGCCAGTTGCTTTGGGGCCAAGAAGGGCAAAG ATGAGTGGTTTTCCAGAG GGAAAAAGCCCACAGAGGACCCAGCAAATGATACAGTGGATTTCCCCAAAAGAACTAGTCCTGCTCGAG GCTATGAACTCTTATTTCAGCCAGAAGTGGTGCGAATATACATCtcactcctcaaggagagcaagaCACCTGCCATCCTAGAAGCCTCTGCTGGAGCTATCCAGAACTTGTGTGCTGGGCGCTGGACT TACGGTCGATACATCCGCTCCGCTTTGCGTCAAGAGAAGGCTCTCTCTGCCATAGCTGACCTCCTGACCAGTGAACATGAGCGAGTAGTGAAAGCTGCATCTGGGGCACTGAGAAATTTGGCTGTGGATGCCCGGAACAAAGAGTTAATTG GCAAACATGCTATTCCTAACTTGGTAAAGAATCTGCCTGGAGGTCAGCAGAACTCCTCCTGGAATTTCTCTGAAGACACTGTGGTCTCCATATTGAACACCATCAATGAGGTTATTGCTGAGAACTTGGAAGCTGCCAAAAAGCTCCGAGAGACCCAGGGTATCGAGAAGCTCGTGTTGATCAACAAATCAGG GAATCGCTCAGAAAAAGAAGTCCGGGCAGCAGCTCTCGTCTTGCAGACCATCTGGGGTTATAAGGAACTTCGGAAGCCGCTGGAAAAAGAGGGATGGAAGAAGTCAGACTTCCAG GTGAATCTAAACAACGCATCTAGAAGCCAAAGCAGCCATTCATATGATGATAGCACTCTCCCCCTCATTGACCGGAACCAAAAATCAG ATAAGAAACCTGACCGGGAAGAAATTCCAATGAGCAATATGGGGTCAAACACAAAATCATTAG
- the Ctnnd1 gene encoding catenin delta-1 isoform X7 has protein sequence MDDSEVESTASILASVKEQEAQFEKLTRALEEERRHVSAQLERVRVSPQDVNSLMANGTLTRRHQNGRFVGDADLERQKFSDLKLNGPQDHNHLLYSTIPRMQEPGQIVETYTEEDPEGAMSVVSVETSDDGTTRRTETTVKKVVKTVTTRTVQPVPMGPDGLPMDASSVSNNYIQTLGRDFRKNGNGGPGPYVGQAGTATLPRNFHYPPDGYGRHYEDGYPGGSDNYGSLSRVTRIEERYRPSMEGYRAPSRQDVYGPQPQVRVGGSSVDLHRFHPEPYGLEDDQRSMGYDDLDYGMMSDYGTARRTGTPSDPRRRLRSYEDMIGEEVPPDQYYWAPLAQHERGSLASLDSLRKGVPPPPNWRQPELPEVIAMLGFRLDAVKSNAAAYLQHLCYRNDKVKTDVRKLKGIPVLVGLLDHPKKEVHLGACGALKNISFGRDQDNKIAIKNCDGVPALVRLLRKARDMDLTEVITGTLWNLSSHDSIKMEIVDHALHALTDEVIIPHSGWEKEPNEDCKPRHIEWESVLTNTAGCLRNVSSERSEARRKLRECDGLVDALIFIVQAEIGQKDSDSKLVENCVCLLRNLSYQVHREIPQAERYQEALPSVANSAGPHAASCFGAKKGKDEWFSRGKKPTEDPANDTVDFPKRTSPARGYELLFQPEVVRIYISLLKESKTPAILEASAGAIQNLCAGRWTYGRYIRSALRQEKALSAIADLLTSEHERVVKAASGALRNLAVDARNKELIGKHAIPNLVKNLPGGQQNSSWNFSEDTVVSILNTINEVIAENLEAAKKLRETQGIEKLVLINKSGNRSEKEVRAAALVLQTIWGYKELRKPLEKEGWKKSDFQVNLNNASRSQSSHSYDDSTLPLIDRNQKSDKKPDREEIPMSNMGSNTKSLDNNYSTLNERGDHNRTLDRSGDLGDMEPLKGAPLMQKI, from the exons ATGGACGACTCAGAGGTGGAGTCGACCGCCAGCATCTTGGCCTCTGTGAAAGAACAAGAGGCCCAGTTTGAGAAGCTGACCCGGGCGCTGGAAGAGGAACGGCGCCATGTCTCGGCGCAGCTGGAACGCGTCCGGGTCTCACCACAAGATGTCAACTCACTCATGGCCAACGGCACCCTCACCCGTCGGCATCAG AACGGCCGCTTTGTGGGCGATGCTGACCTTGAGAGACAGAAATTTTCAGATTTGAAACTCAACGGACCCCAG gACCACAATCACCTTCTGTATAGCACTATCCCCAGGATGCAGGAGCCAGGGCAGATTGTGGAAACCTACACAGAGGAGGACCCTGAAGGAGCCATGTCTGTTGTTTCTGTGGAGACCTCGGATGATGGGACGACCAGGCGCACGGAGACCACA GTCAAGAAAGTTGTGAAGACAGTGACAACGCGAACAGTACAGCCAGTCCCCATGGGACCAGATGGGCTGCCCATGGATGCCTCATCCGTCTCCAACAACTACATCCAGACTCTGGGCCGTGATTTCCGCAAGAATGGCAACGGGGGCCCTGGTCCCTATGTGGGGCAGGCAGGCACTGCAACTCTTCCTAGAAACTTCCACTACCCTCCAGATGGATACGGCCGACACTACGAGGATGGTTACCCCGGTGGCAGTGACAACTATGGCAGTCTGTCCCGGGTCACCCGAATTGAGGAGCGGTACAGGCCCAGCATGGAAGGCTACCGGGCCCCCAGTAGACAAGATGTGTATGGGCCCCAGCCCCAGGTTCGAGTAGGAGGGAGCAGTGTGGATCTGCATCGCTTTCACCCAGAGCCGTACGGGCTGGAGGACGACCAGCGCAGCATGGGCTACGATGACCTTGATTATGGCATGATGTCTGACTATGGCACTGCCCGTCGCACAGGAACTCCCTCAGACCCTCGCCGCCGCCTCAG GAGCTATGAAGACatgattggggaggaggtgcCGCCTGATCAGTACTACTGGGCCCCCTTGGCTCAGCATGAGCGGGGAAGTTTAGCCAGCTTGGATAGCCTTCGCAAGGGCGTTCCCCCACCTCCAAATTGGAGACAGCCGGAGCTGCCAGAGGTAATTGCCATGCTAGGCTTCCGCTTGGATGCAGTGAAGTCCAATGCTGCGGCGTACCTGCAGCACTTATGCTATCGAAACGACAAGGTGAAGACTGATGTGCGGAAGCTCAAAGGAATCCCGGTGCTGGTAGGGTTGCTAGATCATCCCAAAAAGGAAGTGCACCTCGGCGCCTGTGGCGCTCTCAAGAATATCTCTTTTGGACGTGACCAAGACAACAAGATTGCCATAAAAAACTGTGATGGTGTGCCCGCCCTGGTTCGGCTGCTCCGAAAGGCTCGAGATATGGATCTGACTGAAGTCATTACTG GAACCCTGTGGAATCTCTCATCTCATGATTCAATCAAAATGGAGATTGTGGACCACGCGCTACACGCCTTGACAGATGAAGTGATCATTCCACATTCTGGTTGGGAGAAAGAACCTAACGAGGACTGCAAGCCACGGCATATTGAGTGGGAGTCAGTGCTCACCAACACCGCTGGCTGCCTTAG aaATGTAAGCTCAGAGAGGAGTGAAGCCCGCCGGAAACTTCGGGAATGTGATGGCTTAGTTgatgccctcattttcattgttCAGGCAGAAATTGGGCAGAAGGATTCAGACAGCAAG CTTGTGGAGAACTGTGTCTGCCTCCTTCGGAACTTATCATATCAAGTTCATCGTGAAATCCCACAGGCAGAGCGTTACCAAGAGGCACTTCCTAGTGTGGCTAACAGTGCTGGGCCACATGCTGCCAGTTGCTTTGGGGCCAAGAAGGGCAAAG ATGAGTGGTTTTCCAGAG GGAAAAAGCCCACAGAGGACCCAGCAAATGATACAGTGGATTTCCCCAAAAGAACTAGTCCTGCTCGAG GCTATGAACTCTTATTTCAGCCAGAAGTGGTGCGAATATACATCtcactcctcaaggagagcaagaCACCTGCCATCCTAGAAGCCTCTGCTGGAGCTATCCAGAACTTGTGTGCTGGGCGCTGGACT TACGGTCGATACATCCGCTCCGCTTTGCGTCAAGAGAAGGCTCTCTCTGCCATAGCTGACCTCCTGACCAGTGAACATGAGCGAGTAGTGAAAGCTGCATCTGGGGCACTGAGAAATTTGGCTGTGGATGCCCGGAACAAAGAGTTAATTG GCAAACATGCTATTCCTAACTTGGTAAAGAATCTGCCTGGAGGTCAGCAGAACTCCTCCTGGAATTTCTCTGAAGACACTGTGGTCTCCATATTGAACACCATCAATGAGGTTATTGCTGAGAACTTGGAAGCTGCCAAAAAGCTCCGAGAGACCCAGGGTATCGAGAAGCTCGTGTTGATCAACAAATCAGG GAATCGCTCAGAAAAAGAAGTCCGGGCAGCAGCTCTCGTCTTGCAGACCATCTGGGGTTATAAGGAACTTCGGAAGCCGCTGGAAAAAGAGGGATGGAAGAAGTCAGACTTCCAG GTGAATCTAAACAACGCATCTAGAAGCCAAAGCAGCCATTCATATGATGATAGCACTCTCCCCCTCATTGACCGGAACCAAAAATCAG ATAAGAAACCTGACCGGGAAGAAATTCCAATGAGCAATATGGGGTCAAACACAAAATCATTAG
- the Ctnnd1 gene encoding catenin delta-1 isoform X4 codes for MDDSEVESTASILASVKEQEAQFEKLTRALEEERRHVSAQLERVRVSPQDVNSLMANGTLTRRHQNGRFVGDADLERQKFSDLKLNGPQDHNHLLYSTIPRMQEPGQIVETYTEEDPEGAMSVVSVETSDDGTTRRTETTVKKVVKTVTTRTVQPVPMGPDGLPMDASSVSNNYIQTLGRDFRKNGNGGPGPYVGQAGTATLPRNFHYPPDGYGRHYEDGYPGGSDNYGSLSRVTRIEERYRPSMEGYRAPSRQDVYGPQPQVRVGGSSVDLHRFHPEPYGLEDDQRSMGYDDLDYGMMSDYGTARRTGTPSDPRRRLRSYEDMIGEEVPPDQYYWAPLAQHERGSLASLDSLRKGVPPPPNWRQPELPEVIAMLGFRLDAVKSNAAAYLQHLCYRNDKVKTDVRKLKGIPVLVGLLDHPKKEVHLGACGALKNISFGRDQDNKIAIKNCDGVPALVRLLRKARDMDLTEVITGTLWNLSSHDSIKMEIVDHALHALTDEVIIPHSGWEKEPNEDCKPRHIEWESVLTNTAGCLRNVSSERSEARRKLRECDGLVDALIFIVQAEIGQKDSDSKLVENCVCLLRNLSYQVHREIPQAERYQEALPSVANSAGPHAASCFGAKKGKDEWFSRGKKPTEDPANDTVDFPKRTSPARGYELLFQPEVVRIYISLLKESKTPAILEASAGAIQNLCAGRWTYGRYIRSALRQEKALSAIADLLTSEHERVVKAASGALRNLAVDARNKELIGKHAIPNLVKNLPGGQQNSSWNFSEDTVVSILNTINEVIAENLEAAKKLRETQGIEKLVLINKSGNRSEKEVRAAALVLQTIWGYKELRKPLEKEGWKKSDFQVNLNNASRSQSSHSYDDSTLPLIDRNQKSDNNYSTLNERGDHNRTLDRSGDLGDMEPLKGAPLMQDEGQESLEEELDVLVLDDEGHQVSYSPMQKI; via the exons ATGGACGACTCAGAGGTGGAGTCGACCGCCAGCATCTTGGCCTCTGTGAAAGAACAAGAGGCCCAGTTTGAGAAGCTGACCCGGGCGCTGGAAGAGGAACGGCGCCATGTCTCGGCGCAGCTGGAACGCGTCCGGGTCTCACCACAAGATGTCAACTCACTCATGGCCAACGGCACCCTCACCCGTCGGCATCAG AACGGCCGCTTTGTGGGCGATGCTGACCTTGAGAGACAGAAATTTTCAGATTTGAAACTCAACGGACCCCAG gACCACAATCACCTTCTGTATAGCACTATCCCCAGGATGCAGGAGCCAGGGCAGATTGTGGAAACCTACACAGAGGAGGACCCTGAAGGAGCCATGTCTGTTGTTTCTGTGGAGACCTCGGATGATGGGACGACCAGGCGCACGGAGACCACA GTCAAGAAAGTTGTGAAGACAGTGACAACGCGAACAGTACAGCCAGTCCCCATGGGACCAGATGGGCTGCCCATGGATGCCTCATCCGTCTCCAACAACTACATCCAGACTCTGGGCCGTGATTTCCGCAAGAATGGCAACGGGGGCCCTGGTCCCTATGTGGGGCAGGCAGGCACTGCAACTCTTCCTAGAAACTTCCACTACCCTCCAGATGGATACGGCCGACACTACGAGGATGGTTACCCCGGTGGCAGTGACAACTATGGCAGTCTGTCCCGGGTCACCCGAATTGAGGAGCGGTACAGGCCCAGCATGGAAGGCTACCGGGCCCCCAGTAGACAAGATGTGTATGGGCCCCAGCCCCAGGTTCGAGTAGGAGGGAGCAGTGTGGATCTGCATCGCTTTCACCCAGAGCCGTACGGGCTGGAGGACGACCAGCGCAGCATGGGCTACGATGACCTTGATTATGGCATGATGTCTGACTATGGCACTGCCCGTCGCACAGGAACTCCCTCAGACCCTCGCCGCCGCCTCAG GAGCTATGAAGACatgattggggaggaggtgcCGCCTGATCAGTACTACTGGGCCCCCTTGGCTCAGCATGAGCGGGGAAGTTTAGCCAGCTTGGATAGCCTTCGCAAGGGCGTTCCCCCACCTCCAAATTGGAGACAGCCGGAGCTGCCAGAGGTAATTGCCATGCTAGGCTTCCGCTTGGATGCAGTGAAGTCCAATGCTGCGGCGTACCTGCAGCACTTATGCTATCGAAACGACAAGGTGAAGACTGATGTGCGGAAGCTCAAAGGAATCCCGGTGCTGGTAGGGTTGCTAGATCATCCCAAAAAGGAAGTGCACCTCGGCGCCTGTGGCGCTCTCAAGAATATCTCTTTTGGACGTGACCAAGACAACAAGATTGCCATAAAAAACTGTGATGGTGTGCCCGCCCTGGTTCGGCTGCTCCGAAAGGCTCGAGATATGGATCTGACTGAAGTCATTACTG GAACCCTGTGGAATCTCTCATCTCATGATTCAATCAAAATGGAGATTGTGGACCACGCGCTACACGCCTTGACAGATGAAGTGATCATTCCACATTCTGGTTGGGAGAAAGAACCTAACGAGGACTGCAAGCCACGGCATATTGAGTGGGAGTCAGTGCTCACCAACACCGCTGGCTGCCTTAG aaATGTAAGCTCAGAGAGGAGTGAAGCCCGCCGGAAACTTCGGGAATGTGATGGCTTAGTTgatgccctcattttcattgttCAGGCAGAAATTGGGCAGAAGGATTCAGACAGCAAG CTTGTGGAGAACTGTGTCTGCCTCCTTCGGAACTTATCATATCAAGTTCATCGTGAAATCCCACAGGCAGAGCGTTACCAAGAGGCACTTCCTAGTGTGGCTAACAGTGCTGGGCCACATGCTGCCAGTTGCTTTGGGGCCAAGAAGGGCAAAG ATGAGTGGTTTTCCAGAG GGAAAAAGCCCACAGAGGACCCAGCAAATGATACAGTGGATTTCCCCAAAAGAACTAGTCCTGCTCGAG GCTATGAACTCTTATTTCAGCCAGAAGTGGTGCGAATATACATCtcactcctcaaggagagcaagaCACCTGCCATCCTAGAAGCCTCTGCTGGAGCTATCCAGAACTTGTGTGCTGGGCGCTGGACT TACGGTCGATACATCCGCTCCGCTTTGCGTCAAGAGAAGGCTCTCTCTGCCATAGCTGACCTCCTGACCAGTGAACATGAGCGAGTAGTGAAAGCTGCATCTGGGGCACTGAGAAATTTGGCTGTGGATGCCCGGAACAAAGAGTTAATTG GCAAACATGCTATTCCTAACTTGGTAAAGAATCTGCCTGGAGGTCAGCAGAACTCCTCCTGGAATTTCTCTGAAGACACTGTGGTCTCCATATTGAACACCATCAATGAGGTTATTGCTGAGAACTTGGAAGCTGCCAAAAAGCTCCGAGAGACCCAGGGTATCGAGAAGCTCGTGTTGATCAACAAATCAGG GAATCGCTCAGAAAAAGAAGTCCGGGCAGCAGCTCTCGTCTTGCAGACCATCTGGGGTTATAAGGAACTTCGGAAGCCGCTGGAAAAAGAGGGATGGAAGAAGTCAGACTTCCAG GTGAATCTAAACAACGCATCTAGAAGCCAAAGCAGCCATTCATATGATGATAGCACTCTCCCCCTCATTGACCGGAACCAAAAATCAG